The genomic stretch CAGTTTCTTTTGTTCCTGCAAGCGTTATAATAGGCCCTAAGATTGGGCCAATACATGGTGTCCAACCAAATGCAAAAGCTAAACCTACAACATAAGCCCCCAAAGGCCCAGTAGGAATTTTACGTGTTTGAAAACGTGCTTCTCGAGATAATAAATTAATTTTAAAAACATGTAAAAAATTCAAACCAAAAATAATAATAATAATTCCAGCAGCAATAGCAAACCAATCACGATAATAACCAATGAATTTGCCAATTGTACTTGCACTTGCCCCCAAAGCAACAAAAACAGTTGTAAACCCAAGCACAAAAGTAAAAACAGAAGATAAAAGTGCCAAGCGTACAGATGCGTTTTCATTCTCCTTTTCTGAACGAAAATCGTCAATGCTAATACCAGCCATATAGCATAAATAAGGAGGAACTAACGGTAAAACACACGGTGATAAAAAAGATAACGCACCGGCAAAAAACACACTTAATATTGAAAATTCTAAAACCAAAATTTTATACCTATTTTCAAATTATAGTTTATATTCACAAATAATAATCAATTTATTGTTTCATCAAATTTCTGTATATTTTGGGTATTTGCTATGACATTTATATCTTCATCTCGACCAGAAACTACTGAAAAAACCTTTTGATAAATTTGATCTTTATTTTTAGCAATCGCAATATAATCACCTTCAGCCAACACAAATGAAACATAAGCCCCAACTGCTTCATAAACAATATCACCAGACTCATTAGTAATCGACCAACTTGTATCTGCCAACGCCTCTCCTCCTTCTTGACGAACCAACTTTAATACAATCTGAGCTGCTTGATGTTGAAAAGTTACCTCAATAATTTTGCCCGCATCTACTTGGATATCTGAACGTGTTATGGCATTAACCGAACCATAATGAGAAACAACGTGGTAATGACCAGTTTTTAAACGTACAATCGATTGAGGTTTCACATTCGACAAGATAACGCCCGTATCATCATTTTCCTCTGCATCTTTATAAATAGTAAAATATAATTCCTTTTCGTTAACCGTACCATTAAGCAGTGTACTATTAAAAATAATACCACCAGCATTAAGATTAAAATTTTTGACGAACTCTTGCCCATTTTTTAAATTTACCTGATCTACCATACTTGCATGACCAAATGACACATGAACAAGATAACTCCCCGCTTCTAAATCAAAATGTGCGCTACCACCCTCAAAAGTCGCGATTAGTGGTAATTTATTATCAATTCCCAAGATAGGTGCATAAATACGCCATACTAATCCTTTTGTAATATTTTCACCATTACGAGTTAATCGAGCATTAAGTATCAATTTGGCCGGAGAAAGTAAAACTTCCTGTTCATGATCTTCAGAGTGTATAGTGGAAGTTATTGCTTGCTCTTGTTTATAGTTTTGAAGCTCTTTTTCCTCAGAAAAAGCACTACCACTCCAAATCAACAAAACAGGTATTATAGCCAACCATAAAATATGACGTAATATTTTTGTAAATATGCTCATCTCCGCATTGTTGACCAAAGTAAAAATCTTTTCAAGAAGCAATGTCGGAGAATCACTATTCTAAATTGAAAAACTAACACCACAACCACATGACGAGGCAGCATTGGGGTTATGAATTTGAAAAGATTGCTCCATGAGATTATCAACAAAATCAATTTCTGCTCCTCTCATGAAAGGAAGAGAGAGTGAATCAATCAATATAACCGCTCCATCTTTTTTTATAACGAGATCGTCTTTTCTACTTTCAGAAACTAAATCATATTTATACGAAAATCCTGAACACCCACCACCTTCAACAGAAATTCGTAATGCTATTTTATCAGGTTTACTCGAAAGTATCTGTGCAATCCGCTTAGCAGCAAAATCTGATATTTTTACACTCATTTTTACACACCCTTGCATTAAACTGTTGAGAAAACGTATCCTAAACAGGTAAAAGTTTGTTAATAACAAACTAATTTTAAATTTAAGGTGAGAACGGATAACTTGCAATGGATAATAATACCAATTTCAATTACCAATCTCGAGCAATATATAGCACAAATCCACAAAGAAGCCGTGGTAGATTATTTAATGAAGCTATAAGTGCCACACGTACACCTTTTCAACGAGATAGAGACCGTATTATCCACTCTAATGCATTTCGACGTCTTAAACATAAAACCCAAGTGTTTATTGCCGATGAAAGTGATCATTATCGTACTCGCCTTACCCATTCGATCGAAGTTTCCCAAATCGCACGTACATTAGCGCGTGCATTATATCTCGATGAAGATCTTGCTGAAGCTATTGCTCTTGTGCACGACTTTGGGCATACGCCTTTTGGACATGCAGGAGAAGATGCTCTTAATGAAGCAATGGAACCTTATGGCAGTTTTGATCATAACGCACAAGCATTACGTATTGTTACAAAGCTTGAACACCGTTACGCAAACTTTGATGGACTAAATCTCTCTTGGGAAACACTTGAAGGACTTGTGAAACATAATGGACCTCTTTTAGGCCCTTATTCTTCCAATAAAAATGTCCCTATTGATATTTTGCAATATAATACACAACAAGATCTTGAACTTGACTGTTTTGCTGGATTAGAAGCACAATGCGCTGCCATTGCTGATGATATTGCCTACAATGCTCATGACATTGATGATGGTTTACGTGCACATTTTCTAACAATTAATCAATTCGAAAATATTTCGCTCACTGCTTCACTATTACATAATATTGAACAAGAATATCCACAGCTTGACCAAACTCGGCGTGGTTATGAACTGGTGCGCAGACAAATAACAGTCATGGTTGAGGATGTTATAAAACAATCACAAGAAAACTTAGCACTCATAAAACCTGAAAGTGTAGACGACATTCATCAGGCAGGACAAACTATTATTACTTTTTCTCCCACAATGGCTATTCAAGAAAAACAGTTAAAGGATTTTTTATTTAAAAATCTTTACTATCATGACCAAGTCTTTACGCGTCGAAATGCAGCAAAACGCATTATACAAAAATTATTTGATTGTTATTATAAAAATCCAGAACTTATGCCTGAAAATTGGTGCAACAAGACAATTCATTTAACAAATCAGGAATTGGCGCGTCTCATTGCTGACTTTCTATCAGGTATGACCGATCACTATGCACTGCGTGAATACCACCGACTATTTGACCATACAGATGATTTCGTTTAATTAATTTCGACTACAATATTGGAATTAAAATATGAACATCTTTAAAAGTTTCGAAAAAAAAATTAAAGAATTAATCGAGCTGTCTGATATAAAAGGAAAAAATAGAGAAACTTTAGATTTATCAAAAGTTACTGTTGATCCCCCACGAGATCCTTCGCATGGTCATCTGTCAACCAATGCAGCTATGGTGCTTGCGAAATTTGTTGGACTTAATCCACGCATACTTGCAGAAAAAATTATAGAACTTCTAAAAAATGACCAATCTATTGAATGCATTAATGTTGCTGGTCCTGGATTTATTAATATCAAACTGACGAAATTATTCTGGCAAGACGTGTTAAAATCAATGATTGAGGTAGGTACAGCCTATGGTCGTAGCCAAATAGGACAGGGTAAACGAGTCAATGTTGAGTATGTTTCTGCAAATCCAACAGGTCCAATGCACGTCGGACATTGCAGAGGTGCCGTTATTGGAGATGTTCTTTCTAATTTGCTTCAATTTGTTGGCTATAATGTCACTAAAGAATATTACATTAATGATGCCGGTGGGCAAGTTGAAGTACTAGCGCATTCTGTTTTGTTGCGCTACCGCCAAGCGCTTGGGCAAACAATCAATGAAATTCCAGAAGGGCTTTATCCTGGTGAATATCTGATACCATTAGGACAATCACTTGCTCAAGAATTTGGTGACCAATTACTTACTATAGATAAATCTGAGGCTTTATCTATAGTAAAAGAGCGTGCAATTGACGCAATGATGACTATGATTCGCGATGATTTATCTGCTTTGAACATTCATCATGACGTTTTTTTTTCCGAACGAATGCTTTATGCTGATAATGCGCAAGCCATTCGCAGTGCAATCAATGATCTTACTTTAAATGGTTATATCTATAAAGGTACACTCTCTCCACCAAAAGGGAAAATCGTAGAAGATTGGGAACCACATGAGCAAACTTTGTTCCGTTCAACTGATGTTGGTGATGATCAAGACCGTGTTTTGATTAAATCTGATGGTTCTTATACTTATTTTGCCGCTGACATTGCTTATTTTCGTGATAAATTTAACCGCCATTTTGACGAGATGATTTATATTCTAGGTGCAGATCACACCGGATACGTGAAACGATTAGAAGCAGTAGCAAAAGCAATTTCTGGAGATAAAGCCAAACTGGCCGTTTTCTTATGCCAATTAGTAAAACTCTTTCGTAACGGTCAACCTGTACGTATGTCCAAAAGAGAAGGGTCGTTTGTTACCCTGCGCGATGTTGTAGAAGAAGTTGGTTGTGATCCGGTGCGTTTTATGATGCTTTATCGTAAATGTGAAGCTCCTCTTGATTTTGACTTTACAAAAGTAACAGAACAATCAAAAGATAATCCTATTTTTTATGTGCAATATGCAAGTGCACGTTGTTACTCAGTCTTTCGTCAAGCGCAAGAAAACATGCATATCGACAACCTTTCAAGCAATATAATGATTCCCTATCTTGACAGGTTAATAGATGATAGTGAAATATCATTAATACGTAAACTTGCTGAATATCCACGTATCATTGAGCAAACTGTAATTCATAAAGAGCCGCATCGATTAGCATTTTATCTCTATGATCTTGCTTCAAACTTCCACGGACATTGGAATAAAGGTAATGATAATCCTAATTTACGCTTTACAAAACTTAAAGATAAAGAATTATCTTTGGCTAGATTAGGTTTGATTCAAGCTGTCATGAATATTTTATCATCAGGACTTCAAATTGTCGGAATAAAAGCATCAACAGAAATGCGTTGAAAAAGTTCTACAAAGCTATAAAATGGATTCTTTATTAAAAATATTTTTTGTATACCTCTTTTAGAAAGATGTATTTTTTTTGATTGAAAGAAAAAATTTTATAATTCCAAATATAATAAATCTAAATTAACAAATTTACTGCATTCAAACGCAGATTATCATGTGAGAAAACTTTATGAGCGATAATAATCGCAAAAATTTGCAGAAAGAACAACAAGATCACAACCAGCGTGATTCTGTGGAAGAGTTTACGCAAATTTTAAATTCAGACTTACAAAATAAAAATCAAAATTCTCATCATATTCACTCTTCGTTAGAATCTGATTCCTCAATACCTCAAACTCTATTCCAAAATAATGATTTTGACCTTCCCTTTTTAGAAGACAATTTTGAAAATAATTCACTGGGTGAATTGTCACTTAACAATCAAAACGAGCAATGGAATTCACAATCAAATGTTAACAATCCAGCTTCAATAAATACCCCCCCCCTTACTCATAATCACTCAGAAAAAAATAGTCCTTTTTCTGAAGGAATGCATTCTTATTCTCCCCATAATGATGAAGAACAAATCTTAGAAGCACTTTCCCCATTACCCATTCAGAAGAATGAAGGGTTACAAGATAAAACGGCACAAACTAATATCGACTCTTTTTTTGAAACAGATAATTTAAACACAAATTTAGAAAATTTTTTTCTTGATGAGGTAGACGAACAAAATGAAAATACAATCACTAAAAAAGCATATGAAGAAACTGAAGCTTTTTTACAAACAAACGCACAACAGCCCACAACTAACAATACACAATCAGACTATAATGACAAGCAAAGCGGTCATCATACACCTGTAAATTCTCCTTATGAGATGCGGGTTAATCAACAAAATTTGGGTAATAATTATTATGATGGTGGATTCTTAAAGCAAGAAGACAAAACTGCAAAAATTGCAGAATATAAAGATACGCAAACCCAATATTCTAAAAACAATATAAACACTACTGAAGATATTTCTCATCAAAACAGTGCGAGTGAAATTTGGAATAATCAAAATAATTTAAATGACACACAAACAAAAAATTTTTTTCTAGATGGGCATTTTCACAATGATAATCCTCCTCCAGAGGTTGACACTTATAAATTTGCAGATGAAATCGTAGAAAAAACTGAACCAATTATGGCTTCAAAAATTCTTTATGAAGCGCCCAAATATGATGTACCTGCTGATAATCTTCAAAAAGAATTTTCTGAAGTATTCAATGTAGGAAATATCTTTTCAGAAGATTTTTTACAGCAGCAACAAAATGACTCTCTTAACGAAATTTCTCATCGCACTAAGCAAGATCCAGAGGAAAGTTCACCCATAAACACCTTGCAACAGAGTGTTAACTATTCTTCTTTTGAAAACAAAGAACAATCTTTCCCTCCTCTTGCCAACAATTCACAACATAAATCTGCAGACGAATTACCTACCCATGTATTGGCAACTTCATATTTGAAAAATTTTATTAAAAAAAGCTTTATTAAAGGTATTATTCTTTTTATTCTGATTGCAATTAGTGCTTTTAGCTATTTTCGCTTTTTTATATCACCAAGTGAAAATAAAAACCCGCTCATTATTCATGCCGACAACACGCCTTTTAAAGTCAAACCAGAAACAACTGAAACTAAAAATAGTGTTATTCATAATTTAAATATTTACAATCAAAAAATCAGTAAAGGCGAAACACAAGAAAGCACACAACAATCTCTCGTTGACAGTTCTGAAACGCCTGAAAATTTAACAGCGTTAAATGAGAAAGCACCTGAAAATAAGGAAGCATTCGAAAATGAGAAGGTACTTGAAAATACTTCTTCTCATGATGAACCCAATATTGAAGATGCAATTACAGAAGCGCTCGACCATACCGTACCAACACGAGAAGTTCAAACTGTTATTGTAAAAGCAGATGGTACAATGGTACTTACTTCAGCTCATCAGACAAATAAAAAGCTCACAAATCAGTCTAAAGCATCCACTAATCAATCTGAAATAATTAATCAATTTGCTAATCAACCTCAAGATAATTCTACAGCTTCTTTGCAATCGTCCAACATCAACAATAAGCAAACAGAAGATAGTTCCGCAACAAATATTGACACAATTATCGCAGAAAGTGCTTCTATTCCTGATGATGAAAAGAAAACTAAAGATTCATTCATACCAGTGCCTTTATCTGTAAAACCTAACTTAACTGCACAAACACACAGAGGTGATCGTTCAAATCTATCGACTCAAGTAACGACACAAAACTCAGAAAACTACTATGTACAACTTGCATCACACCCAACATCTGAATTGGCTGAAAATTCTTTGAGAAAATTAAAATCTAAATTTGGATCTCTTATTGGTGAACGTCCTTTTAATATTCAATCCACTGTTATACCAGAAAAAGGGACCTATTATCGTGTCCGTATTCAAACTCAAAATCGTAATGAAGCTATAAATCTCTGTGAAGACATCAAAATCTCTGGCGGAAATTGCTTCGTCACACGCTAAATAAATATAGTAACAAGCTTAAAAACTGTTGCTATGTTTTACTTATTTTTTTGCTAATTTAATTGCTCATTAATTTTAGATACTGACCTCATACGAAGTAGTAATTCATTAGCCATCATATTTAATTTTTCAATTGTATTGGATTAAATTATTTCATCTAAAGTTTTTTCATCATAAAACGATAGCGATATGTACTTTTATAAAATATTAGAGACGTTACATTTAATATTTTTTCAAACTTTTTTTCTTAATTCAATTCTATATATAGCATTATCCTATAAAGACGTGTTCTTGTAATTTTGTAAAAAATTCAAAAGCAAAAGCAAACAAATAATGAACACAAGAATAGCCAAAAGCCTTTATAAGGTAAAATACGTATTATTTAATTTTTGTTTGTTTTATAGCTCAACACATCTCTTACACATATGAATGAGTTTAATTAATCATTGTAAATTCTTCTCTTTATTCCCCCTGTGTTTAACTATTTAAATTGATATACATATATAGGTTATTTAGATTCTTACTTCAGAAGAACAATAAATATTTACAAAAGTTTTAAGTTTTTCGATAAATTCTTAAACTAAAACTCTCACGATATGGTCAAAAAGTATTTAAGAACAATCTTACATCTGCAATAAAAACATTGATACTAAAAAATTGCTAATCATAAATTATAATTGAAATATCTTGTTATCTTCTCAGTAAAAATATATAGAAATAAAATATAATCTCAGAAGGTTTCATTTATGACTTCTTTTACATCATCTCTCCCATTTAAAATAGAAAAACATCCATCACCTCTATCAAATGAAAAACGAGAAGAAATTTTAAAAAATCCTGGTTTTGGTCAATTTTTTACAGATCATATGGGTATTATTCAATGGACTGAAAAGAAAGGTTGGCATAATGCCATTATTTCTCAATACAAATCTCTAGAGATTAATCCTGCAAGCACCGTTTTGCACTATGCTCAAGGGATTTTTGAAGGCTTGAAAGCATATCGTGCAAAAGATGGACGTATTTTATTATTTCGTCCTGATGTAAATGCACAACGTTTTGCAGAATCTGCCAAACGATTAGCTATGCCTGAGCTACCAAAGGATATCTTTTTAGATGCTATCAATCAATTAGTGAAAATTGATCAAAAATGGGTTTTTGATCATCCAAATGTTAGCCTCTATTTACGCCCATTCATGTTTGGTAATGAAAGCTTCTTAAAAGTCCGCCCTTCCCGAGAATATATTTTTTGCATCATAGCATCTCCAGTTGAGTCATATTTTACAAGAGAAAAAACCGTTAGTGTATGGCTTGAAACAGAATATAGCCGCTCTGGTCCAGGTGGTACGGGAGCTGCTAAATGTAGTGGAAATTATGCAGCAGGTTTACTTGCACAAAATAACGCAATTAAAAATAATTGTAGTCAAGTGCTGTTCCTTGATATGATTGAACATAAGTGGATTGAAGAACTTGGTGGTATGAATATTTGCTTTATTATGGCAAATAATACTCTTGTAACACCTGCATTAAATGGCACCATTCTTTCAGGAATAACGCGTGATTCAATTTTGAAGTTAGCGCAACAAATGAATCTAACAATAGAAGAGCGTCCTTACTCTTTTGAATCTCTAAAAGAAGACGCTAAAAATGGTAAACTTAAAGAAGCTTTTGCTTGTGGTACTGCTGCTGTTATCGCATCAATTGGACGATTTAAATATAAAGGGGGAGAATTTACCATTGGAAATGAAACAATTGGCGACATTACAGCAAAACTTCACGCACAACTAATTGGCATTCAAAAAGGAAATATAGAAGACAAAAATGGCTGGGTGCATCCTGTTCAACTCACTTAAGGAACCCATAAAAACTAGAGAATATCTTTAAGATTCATTCTCAAAGTTTTATAAGAATACAGCTTCTAAAAAGTTTTTTTTATTTTTTTAAAACAACAGTTAAAAAATAAAAAAATCAACTAAATTTTGATTGGGTTTTGTGTTGTGTCTTGATATTACGGATCGTGCCCGTACATGAGCGCATCACAATAGTTTCTGTCTGAATATAATTGCGTGTAAATTTAACACCAGAAAGCATATTGCCATCAGTCACACCTGTTGCAGAAAATAAGACATCACCCTTTGCCATTTCCTCCATTGTATAAGCTTTATTGGGATCACTAATTCCCATTTTGGCAGCGCGTGCAATTTTTTCTTCTGTATCAAGTTTTAAACGCCCTTGCATTTGCCCACCAATACAACGCAAAGCTGCCGCAGCTAACACCCCTTCTGGTGCTCCACCAATCCCCATGTAAATATCAATACCTGTTTCATCTGGATCAGTTGTATGAATAACACCAGCAACATCACCATCACCAATCAAATGGATCGCTGCACCAGTTGCACGTACTTTACTAACCAATTCTGTGTGGCGAGGCCGGTCCATAATGCAGACAGTAATTTGATCAACAGCCACTCCTTTAGCCTTTGCAAGAGCATAAATATTATCTGCAGGCTCAGCATCTATATCAACCAAACCCTTCGGATAACCAGGACCAATAGCAATTTTTTGCATATAAACATCCGGAGCATAAAGTAAGTTACCTTTTTCAGCAATCGCAATTACTGCAAGCGAATTAGCTAAATTTTTAGCGCAAATTGTAGTTCCCTCAAGTGGATCAAGTGCAATATCAACTTCTGGCCCAGTACGAAGCCCTACTTTTTCTCCGATATAAAGCATAGGAGCTTCATCGCGTTCACCTTCACCAATCACAACCGTACCATTAATAGGTAGATGATTAAGTTCCTGACGCATTGCATCCACAGCAGCTTGATCAGCTGCCTTTTCATCACCACGCCCTCGTAAACGTGCCGCTGCAACAGCAGCACATTCAGTTACACGAACTAATTCAAGCGTTAAAATACGATCAAGTCCATTTAAGATATTTTGAGTTACTTTGGGCATATGAAAAATCCTACCAGATTAGTATTAGCCAACAACATTAGCATTCACTATCAAATATTAACAATAAAACTTTCCCGTAAAAATGAAAGCCTTCTACAAAAAATAATCAATTTCCCTTTATTATTAAAAATAAATAGGATCATATAAAACAAATTTACACAGTTTTATGTCATACGTTCGATACGAATGAATTGAGATCTTGCAACAAGATGACTATCTTTTGCGATTCCCGCAAGCGCCTGTTGTATGTTTGTTTCTGTTGTTTCATGCGTGACTAAAATAATTGTTTTTGTTCCCCCAATTTGACCTTCTACAAAAGACCTCTGAACAATTGACTCCAATGAAATGTCATGATCAGCCATATGCTTTGCAACCATCGCAAAAACACCAGCACGGTCATGAACACTCAAACGAATAAAGTAATCCCCCGCGTGGGTAGCAATACATGTTTTTTTATAAGGGGTAAGCGCTAATGCTGGCCGTCCCAAAACAGCTCTATATTGAAAACCAGGATGTGCTTTTGCTATGTCAGCTAAATCTCCAATAACCGCTAAAGCTGTCGCTGCGCCCCCAGCACCAGAACCAGAAAATAGTAACTCACCTAATAAATCACTTTGAATAGCAAGCGCATTAGTGACACACATAAATTTGTGCAATCACAGATGATGTGGGTACCATTGCTGGATGAACACGTTGCTCAATTCCTGTATCAGTTTTTAACGCAACTCCTAAAAGTTTAATATGATAACCCAATTCATCAGCTGCTCGGATATCAACTTGCGAAATATTACTAATTCCCTCAACATAAACATCATCTAATGAAATGACAGTTCCAAATGCCAAACTTGTTAATAAAGCTAATTTATGAGCGGTATCGTGACCTTCAATATCAAAAATCGGATCCGCTTCAGCATAACCAAATTTTTGTGCATCTGCCAAACAGTCTTTAAATGAGAGACTTTCTGTAAACATGCGTGTTAATATATAGTTACAGGTCCCATTAAGAATCCCATAAATTCGTGATACACGGTTACTGGAAAGAGATTCTCTCATCACCTTGATGACAAGAATTCCACCCGCAACAGCAGCTTCAAAATTAAGAAAAACGCCTTTTTCTTCTGCATGAGTAGCAAGTGTTATTCCATGTCGGGCTAACAGTGCCTTATTGGCAGTAACAACATGATGTCCTGCCTCAAGAGCTGCCTCAACTGAAGCAAGTGCAACATCCAATTCACCACCAATCAATTCAACAAAAACATCGATTTCATTAGAAGAAGCCATTTGTACAGGTGAATCAAACCATTTAATATGACTCAAATCAATTCCACGATCACGGTTCTTATCACGCGCACTAACAGCAACAACTTCTATGGGACGTCCGCAATGATAAGTTAAAGTATTTGCCTTTTCATGTAAAATTCGAACAACTGAAGTACCAACCGTTCAAGGCCTCCAATTCCAACCCTTAAAGCTTTCGCCACTATTTAAACTGCCTGCTAATTTCTTATTTTTATTGAAAATATTTGAAATAACGCTTGCTTTTGATGCAAATCATGCTCATTCACAATAAATATCTAGGTATTTATTATACTCCTACTTTTAAAATGACAACAATATCCACTCATTTAATCAAATATTTAAAAATTATGAGGAACACAAAAATTGCATTTTTAAAGAATAAACTTAAAAACTATAATCTGTATAGGCATATAAATACTGCAGAATTTAAGTAAGATCACACATATTAAAGTAGTTGTTATTTTCTATATCCAACAAGAAGAACTCCACCCACCACTTTAAACCTTGATATAAATCTAACGTTTATATATCGCGTTTAAATATCTGAAAGTTTGAAATTGATAAATAAATTACCCTCAAAATAAAACACTGTATTTAAATAATTATCGATTTCCGCTCCGTACATCTGATGCAATGTTTTTTCAACTTCACAACACAACATTCCCTTATTTTTCAATTAAATTTAATGAATCTACGATTTTGTCTTAAAAAAATAGCTTTCATATGATATGCATTATTAAGAAGTTGTTGTTGTGTTTTGGTAAATTGTTCTTTAGCTATTAAACACTGCGAGTCTTTATCATTTTCACTCATTTACCGAAATTGGAAATAATAAAAATATCATTCAGTTACTATCGTTGCTAACATCAAGGCTTCTACCAGCTTTATAATTTTTCATAGATTTCCTCATTTAATGTTTTGTAAAATAATGCGAATTGCATCAACATATATTATTTAAGCTAATCCAATAAAATGCGTTTTTTGTAAAAAAATCATTCATAGGGGTTGCGAAGTAAAAAGATCCTCTCTATAAGCCTC from Bartonella sp. WD16.2 encodes the following:
- a CDS encoding HesB/IscA family protein, whose protein sequence is MSVKISDFAAKRIAQILSSKPDKIALRISVEGGGCSGFSYKYDLVSESRKDDLVIKKDGAVILIDSLSLPFMRGAEIDFVDNLMEQSFQIHNPNAASSCGCGVSFSI
- a CDS encoding branched-chain amino acid aminotransferase, with protein sequence MTSFTSSLPFKIEKHPSPLSNEKREEILKNPGFGQFFTDHMGIIQWTEKKGWHNAIISQYKSLEINPASTVLHYAQGIFEGLKAYRAKDGRILLFRPDVNAQRFAESAKRLAMPELPKDIFLDAINQLVKIDQKWVFDHPNVSLYLRPFMFGNESFLKVRPSREYIFCIIASPVESYFTREKTVSVWLETEYSRSGPGGTGAAKCSGNYAAGLLAQNNAIKNNCSQVLFLDMIEHKWIEELGGMNICFIMANNTLVTPALNGTILSGITRDSILKLAQQMNLTIEERPYSFESLKEDAKNGKLKEAFACGTAAVIASIGRFKYKGGEFTIGNETIGDITAKLHAQLIGIQKGNIEDKNGWVHPVQLT
- the argS gene encoding arginine--tRNA ligase — translated: MNIFKSFEKKIKELIELSDIKGKNRETLDLSKVTVDPPRDPSHGHLSTNAAMVLAKFVGLNPRILAEKIIELLKNDQSIECINVAGPGFINIKLTKLFWQDVLKSMIEVGTAYGRSQIGQGKRVNVEYVSANPTGPMHVGHCRGAVIGDVLSNLLQFVGYNVTKEYYINDAGGQVEVLAHSVLLRYRQALGQTINEIPEGLYPGEYLIPLGQSLAQEFGDQLLTIDKSEALSIVKERAIDAMMTMIRDDLSALNIHHDVFFSERMLYADNAQAIRSAINDLTLNGYIYKGTLSPPKGKIVEDWEPHEQTLFRSTDVGDDQDRVLIKSDGSYTYFAADIAYFRDKFNRHFDEMIYILGADHTGYVKRLEAVAKAISGDKAKLAVFLCQLVKLFRNGQPVRMSKREGSFVTLRDVVEEVGCDPVRFMMLYRKCEAPLDFDFTKVTEQSKDNPIFYVQYASARCYSVFRQAQENMHIDNLSSNIMIPYLDRLIDDSEISLIRKLAEYPRIIEQTVIHKEPHRLAFYLYDLASNFHGHWNKGNDNPNLRFTKLKDKELSLARLGLIQAVMNILSSGLQIVGIKASTEMR
- a CDS encoding carboxypeptidase regulatory-like domain-containing protein, with translation MSIFTKILRHILWLAIIPVLLIWSGSAFSEEKELQNYKQEQAITSTIHSEDHEQEVLLSPAKLILNARLTRNGENITKGLVWRIYAPILGIDNKLPLIATFEGGSAHFDLEAGSYLVHVSFGHASMVDQVNLKNGQEFVKNFNLNAGGIIFNSTLLNGTVNEKELYFTIYKDAEENDDTGVILSNVKPQSIVRLKTGHYHVVSHYGSVNAITRSDIQVDAGKIIEVTFQHQAAQIVLKLVRQEGGEALADTSWSITNESGDIVYEAVGAYVSFVLAEGDYIAIAKNKDQIYQKVFSVVSGRDEDINVIANTQNIQKFDETIN
- a CDS encoding deoxyguanosinetriphosphate triphosphohydrolase encodes the protein MDNNTNFNYQSRAIYSTNPQRSRGRLFNEAISATRTPFQRDRDRIIHSNAFRRLKHKTQVFIADESDHYRTRLTHSIEVSQIARTLARALYLDEDLAEAIALVHDFGHTPFGHAGEDALNEAMEPYGSFDHNAQALRIVTKLEHRYANFDGLNLSWETLEGLVKHNGPLLGPYSSNKNVPIDILQYNTQQDLELDCFAGLEAQCAAIADDIAYNAHDIDDGLRAHFLTINQFENISLTASLLHNIEQEYPQLDQTRRGYELVRRQITVMVEDVIKQSQENLALIKPESVDDIHQAGQTIITFSPTMAIQEKQLKDFLFKNLYYHDQVFTRRNAAKRIIQKLFDCYYKNPELMPENWCNKTIHLTNQELARLIADFLSGMTDHYALREYHRLFDHTDDFV
- a CDS encoding cytochrome c biogenesis CcdA family protein, with product MVLEFSILSVFFAGALSFLSPCVLPLVPPYLCYMAGISIDDFRSEKENENASVRLALLSSVFTFVLGFTTVFVALGASASTIGKFIGYYRDWFAIAAGIIIIIFGLNFLHVFKINLLSREARFQTRKIPTGPLGAYVVGLAFAFGWTPCIGPILGPIITLAGTKETVGEGVILLGFYSLGLAVPFVLAALFSSSFMKFLGAFRVHLGKVEKIIGIFLIITGILFLTGYIQNFSFWLLENYPLLSNVENISWDDISRWFGFFH
- a CDS encoding SPOR domain-containing protein; this translates as MSDNNRKNLQKEQQDHNQRDSVEEFTQILNSDLQNKNQNSHHIHSSLESDSSIPQTLFQNNDFDLPFLEDNFENNSLGELSLNNQNEQWNSQSNVNNPASINTPPLTHNHSEKNSPFSEGMHSYSPHNDEEQILEALSPLPIQKNEGLQDKTAQTNIDSFFETDNLNTNLENFFLDEVDEQNENTITKKAYEETEAFLQTNAQQPTTNNTQSDYNDKQSGHHTPVNSPYEMRVNQQNLGNNYYDGGFLKQEDKTAKIAEYKDTQTQYSKNNINTTEDISHQNSASEIWNNQNNLNDTQTKNFFLDGHFHNDNPPPEVDTYKFADEIVEKTEPIMASKILYEAPKYDVPADNLQKEFSEVFNVGNIFSEDFLQQQQNDSLNEISHRTKQDPEESSPINTLQQSVNYSSFENKEQSFPPLANNSQHKSADELPTHVLATSYLKNFIKKSFIKGIILFILIAISAFSYFRFFISPSENKNPLIIHADNTPFKVKPETTETKNSVIHNLNIYNQKISKGETQESTQQSLVDSSETPENLTALNEKAPENKEAFENEKVLENTSSHDEPNIEDAITEALDHTVPTREVQTVIVKADGTMVLTSAHQTNKKLTNQSKASTNQSEIINQFANQPQDNSTASLQSSNINNKQTEDSSATNIDTIIAESASIPDDEKKTKDSFIPVPLSVKPNLTAQTHRGDRSNLSTQVTTQNSENYYVQLASHPTSELAENSLRKLKSKFGSLIGERPFNIQSTVIPEKGTYYRVRIQTQNRNEAINLCEDIKISGGNCFVTR